The Saccharopolyspora gregorii genomic interval GGGATCTTCAACCCCGGCAAGGTCTTCGGCACGCCGGAGGGGTGATCTCCTCGTTCGCTCAGCCTCGGTCGATCGATCGGGCCGCGCTCGGCTCTGCTGGGGCTCGGGTGCGGGAGCTCATCTCGGTCGCCCGCGGAGGAGGTCTCGGGCGGCGTCCTCCACGGTCTGCTCGTCCAGCAGCACGTGCCCTGCGGCGGCGCCGAGCGGGATGAAGCTGTCCGCGCTGGTCACGCGGGTGATCGGTCCGGTGAAACCGCCGTCGACCAGCGCGGTCACCACCGGTTCGGAGACGCCGCCGCTGCGGCGGGTCTCGTCGACCACCAGCACCCGGCCGGTCGCCCGGGCCGCGGCGAGCAGGTCGGCGGCGGGCAGCGGGCTCAGCCAGCGCAGGTCCAGCACCCGGACACCCGCGCCCTCGCGGCGCAGGCGCCGCGCCACCCGCAGGCACCTGGGCAGGCCGTTGCCGAAGGTCACCAGGGTCAGCTCGCCGCCGTCGCCGTGGGTGCGGGCCCGGCCGATCGGCACGTGCTCCTCGCTCGGCGCGGGGTACCGGGCGCGCCAGCCGTCGTCGCCCGGCTCGTGCAGATCCCGCTCGTGGTAGAGCGCGATCGGTTCGAGGAACACGCATACGCGCCCGTCCTCGCGCGCCGCGGCCACGCAGGTGCGCAGCATCGCCGCGGCGTCCTCCGGCCGGGACGGGGAGGCCACCACCAGGCCGGGGATGTCCCGCAGCGCCGCCACCGAGTTGTCGTTGTGGAAGTGCCCGCCGAACCCCTTCTGGTAGCCGTAGCCCGCGATCCGCACCACCATCGGGTTGCGGAACCGGCCGTCGGAGAAGAACCCCAGCGTCGCCGCCTCGCCGCGCAGCTGGTCCGCCGCGTTGTGCAGGTAGGCGAGGTACTGGATCTCCGGGATCGGCAGCATCCCGGCCAGCCCGCTGCCGAGGGCGGTGCCGAGGATGCTCTGCTCGTCGAGCAGGGTGTCGAACACGCGCAGCCCGCCGAAGCTCCGGCGCAGGCCGCGCGTCACCCCGTACACCCCGCCCTTGGTCCCCACGTCCTCGCCGAACACGAGCACCCCGGGATCGGTGGCCAACGCGTCCGCCAACCCGCGGTTGATCGACTCGGCGAGGGTGAGCGGTCCTTCCGATTCCGGTGGCGCGGTGCCGAAGTGCGCCGCGCGCCCCGGTTCGACGCGGGTCGCCCGGTCGCGCACCGCCGCGGGATGCGCCGGGGCGATCGCGGCCATCACCTCGGCGCGGTCGGCGAGCTTCGGCCGGGACAACACTTGCTCTGCGGTGCGGGCGACCGCAGCGCGCGCGGCTTCGTAGCGCTCCAGCACCGCGTCGGGGGAGCGGACGCCGCGGTGCACCAGCGCGGTCGCGGTGGCCAGCAGCGGGTCCCGCGCGTGGTCGGCGAGGATCTCGGACCTCGTGCGGTAGCCCGATTCGACGTCGGAACCGGCGTGCCCCATCAGCCGGACCGTGCGCAGGTGCAGCAGCGCGGGCCGCCGGTGCACCCGCACCCAGTCCGCCAGCTCGGCCGCGATCTCCAGGCAGCGCACCGGATCGGCACCGTCCGAAGTGGAGTACCGGAGCGCCGGGTGCCGTGCCGCGGCGATCCAGTCCGGTGGGGTGCGCACGCTGATGCCGATCCCGTTGTCCTCGCACACCAGCAGCAGCGGCACCGGCAGACCCTGGTGCGCGGTGTGCGCCGCGGCGTTGATCGCGCCGAGCGCGGTGGAGTGGTTCGCGGAGGCGTCGCCG includes:
- a CDS encoding thiamine pyrophosphate-dependent enzyme, with amino-acid sequence MNHVGEQVEQIDEHFRTAVAELAPGDEPGPADGPVSGAALLDLFDAQAGSRHLDFAARSLGRRKLGFYSIGSSGHESNAAVAAALRPTDPALLHYRSGAFYLRRAAQVPEHDALRDVLLGVVASAEEPISAGRHKVFGHGELGIVPQTSTIASHLPRATGLAFALGRAERLGLRCEWPPDSVVVTSFGDASANHSTALGAINAAAHTAHQGLPVPLLLVCEDNGIGISVRTPPDWIAAARHPALRYSTSDGADPVRCLEIAAELADWVRVHRRPALLHLRTVRLMGHAGSDVESGYRTRSEILADHARDPLLATATALVHRGVRSPDAVLERYEAARAAVARTAEQVLSRPKLADRAEVMAAIAPAHPAAVRDRATRVEPGRAAHFGTAPPESEGPLTLAESINRGLADALATDPGVLVFGEDVGTKGGVYGVTRGLRRSFGGLRVFDTLLDEQSILGTALGSGLAGMLPIPEIQYLAYLHNAADQLRGEAATLGFFSDGRFRNPMVVRIAGYGYQKGFGGHFHNDNSVAALRDIPGLVVASPSRPEDAAAMLRTCVAAAREDGRVCVFLEPIALYHERDLHEPGDDGWRARYPAPSEEHVPIGRARTHGDGGELTLVTFGNGLPRCLRVARRLRREGAGVRVLDLRWLSPLPAADLLAAARATGRVLVVDETRRSGGVSEPVVTALVDGGFTGPITRVTSADSFIPLGAAAGHVLLDEQTVEDAARDLLRGRPR